The genomic stretch ccggaaatttcaattttccgaccattgtgtaATGGTTAGACATCTTTTGTATTTTGAACTAAATATAATGTTCGGCATAAACATGTATTTCTGTATGGCTTTTAACtttgttaaaaatataaaatatgcagaaaatcttgGAAAAAAGTTATGATGAGAATTACGATTTGGATGAACTTTCCATAAAAATCTatttacatatttttaaatatgAGAGATAGAAATTTGACAACTTCGAAGACATTGCACAATACATTGGTTTTCTATCTCACTGtcccaaaaaataaattctccaCATTGATCCTAGGTGGATCAATCACTGAATTGTCCATTTTGAAGGaaacacaaaataaaaacatagaaacttttccaaAAAGAATAAAACACTAAAATCTAATGTAAGGACGTGATAATTGAGAGTACGAAATCAACAAAATGAAGCACTGTGCTGTGAAGTGCCAAGTATATGGGTACGCTCTATCAGAAAACCCGCAGAAAGTACAAAGTTTGTTAAGTGATTATGTGTTGTCGTGATATTAGGGATAAAATTTCTTTCCACGCAAATTACCCACAATGAAACGACAGTTttagagttttgtttttataaagAAACAATGGAAACGAATTTATTCTCTTCACTCACCGAAATGTACGCGCATCGAGAGTATCCTAACTAGTTGCGACAGTTTGCTTTTCGATCGATAGACGATAGACTATAGACAGAGATGgaaggagaaagagagagatagatagagatGAAGACTTCGGCTTTTTTTGGTGGGTTGGTTGGATGTCTCGGTTCCAGTGACTAGCTGAGGTCAGGTGTGTTGCTGTTGTCCCTGTGTCGTTCGTTGAGCTTTAAGTTTAGATGGTTCCCGGAGCCGGAGCCAGGTTAAGCTGCTGCTGGGAAACGGCATGTCCGGGAAGGGGAGCCACATGCACTGAACCACGGTTGGCGGTAACGGAGGTAGCACCAGGAACCACTCCGGCGTGGTGCGCAACGGACGCTACTGGTCCATGAACGGGACCAGCCCAGTGTGGGCCTGCAATGACGGCTGCTGGCAGCGCTGGGTAGGCGGCGTGGACAGCGGCGTGCGACAGAGCTCCATAGGGATGGGCCAGAACGTTCGCTTGTATCACAGTTGGGGCTCCCCAGTGAGCGTATGGCCAGCCACCGAATGGCAGAGCTTCCGAGACGACAACGGCCAGAGCCAAGATGACTGCAGCTACCATGCACTAAGAagttgaagaaaaataaaacttttataGTTATACTGGCAGAATTCAAACTAGAAGAAATACCTTCATGATTGGTCTGTTCTGTTGGTTTGGTTCCGCGTTTTTGGCAGCTAGTGGCGGTAGAACACCTGAATTAATTATGAACAGTAAACCCACCCTGGTCAGGTTTATATAGCGAATTCACCCCGAGAGCGTTGGTGATCCGATTGGAATGGTCTGAGTTTTTCTCGAGTCCGATCCCTTTGCGTCCCCGTTTTCTGCATTAGATCGAACAGAAACGGCATGATGGCGAGGTGACTGGCAACCCGCGGACATATGGATAATGCAATGCACAGTGAATGCAAGTGTGAGAGAAGTTTTGAATCTGGCGTTCAGTGTTCGGCTTGCCATATGGGATTCTTGGTCGATGGGGGCGCGCGAGCTCTTTTCTTGGCTCTGCTGGGGCGACGGTGATTTCGTACATAAACTCTCGCACTCGATCTAGGCGGAAAATGGATCAGTGAACTTGAAATAGTTTTCTCGGCGGTGGTGATCGTCGCGAGGTTGCCAGTTTTTTGGCTCTGATTTACGATCAAATAAAAATTGTACTTTTAGTAGTAGGACGTCGAACTAGACTCCATTCACGCGGTTGCCGATCAATCGTTCATCACTGGCATCACTTCTGGTGGCTGTTTTAGAACGACCATTGCATTGATCGCACCCTTCGCTGTGGCACCCGGACGGACACCACTGTTAAAGTGTCTCTGCGTGTTGAAGTTGCAAACTTCTTTTCCCAGACAGATTGAATGCAGTTTTTACTCTGCCCTCGGTGAGGGTTCCGAATACTAGGACAAGCGGAACAGAAAACCAGAAAgcgagagtgagagtgagagttcaTACCTGTGTTCACAACTGTGCTATGGGGTGTTGTAGCAGAGCAGCACCGCCAGAACGATCGGGACCCGTTTCTGCCCTGGGTCGATTAATTGCTGCTGCAGTTCACCGTTCCTGAGCGCGTACTTGAGGCGGAGGAATGTACGCCTATTACATGATTATTGTTAGATAAGTTTTTTCCCTTCTTGCttctttttgttgttgttgcatgtGCGATCTATTTACCAGCCATTAGAAACCATATGAGGGAACTATATGAATTGAATGGTAGAACTTAGAATTCGAGAGCGTACTTCGGTTCGGTATAAATAGTCACACTGTCGTTCGGATAATCATCAAATTTAGATCTAGCGTTCAAGTGTGCAGTTCCAACTTTCCCGCTTAATTACCAACTATGAAGGTAGTTGATAGTACTGAGAAGTAACCCAAGGATAGCAGGATCTAATAAAACTATTTTTCCTACCATCCATAGTGCATAATCGCTGCAGTCATTTTGGCCATGGCCGTCGTGGCGGAAGCCGGAGTCTATCCGTGGGGTTGGCCACATGCAGCTGCAGTTCCGGCTGCCGTTCCAGTTGCCGCATGGCCAGCCGCTGGATGGCCCTACGCTGCCGCTCCTTGGGCTGCTGCTGCTCACTGGCCTGCTGCTCTGCCAGCTGTTCATGCTGCCCCATACTACGCTGCTCCTCATGCTCCGGTCACTGCTCATCATGCAGGTGTTGTTCCGGGTGCTGTTTCGGTCACTGCTAACCGTGGCGCGGTCCATGTTGCCCCCCTGGCAGGTCATGCCGTTTCCCAGCAGCAGCTGAATCTCGCTCCGGCCCCAGGAACCATCTAAGTTGATCTCTAGTCCTGGAAATTCGGCCCGCCCCCTGAACCCTGCGATGCGACTGGCGAGAGATTCTCCCAAGGATGACAATTGTGCAATGCAATGAAACTCTGCTAGAGGGAAGTGATATA from Wyeomyia smithii strain HCP4-BCI-WySm-NY-G18 chromosome 3, ASM2978416v1, whole genome shotgun sequence encodes the following:
- the LOC129729910 gene encoding adult cuticle protein 1-like, with the translated sequence MKCMVAAVILALAVVVSEALPFGGWPYAHWGAPTVIQANVLAHPYGALSHAAVHAAYPALPAAVIAGPHWAGPVHGPVASVAHHAGVVPGATSVTANRGSVHVAPLPGHAVSQQQLNLAPAPGTI
- the LOC129730353 gene encoding adult cuticle protein 1-like: MKCIIAAVILAMAVVAEAGVYPWGWPHAAAVPAAVPVAAWPAAGWPYAAAPWAAAAHWPAALPAVHAAPYYAAPHAPVTAHHAGVVPGAVSVTANRGAVHVAPLAGHAVSQQQLNLAPAPGTI